The following coding sequences are from one Humulus lupulus chromosome X, drHumLupu1.1, whole genome shotgun sequence window:
- the LOC133806300 gene encoding uncharacterized protein LOC133806300: MCLLDFELQRAIISDEGTHFMNKLLAGLLAKYSVKHMVATAYHRQTNGHAELSKREINHVFKKVVNPICKDCSNRLVFGKALKTPLSMSPYRLVFGKACHFPIELEHRTYWALQQRILNF, from the coding sequence ATGTGTTTACTCGATTTTGAACTCCAACGGGCTATTATAAGTGATGAGGGGACTCACTTTATGAACAAGTTGTTAGCTGGTTTGTTGGCTAAGTATAGTGTGAAACACATGGTGGCTACCGCATATCATCGTCAAACTAATGGCCATGCTGAATTGTCTAAAAGAGAAATCAATCATGTTTTTAAGAAGGTGGTGAATCCAATTTGTAAAGATTGTTCCAACAGGTTGGTGTTCGGAAAAGCATTAAAGACTCCTTTGAGTATGTCTCCTTATCGTTTGGTGTTTGGAAAAGCATGCCACTTTCCGATTGAACTTGAGCATAGAACTTATTGGGCTCTTCAACAACGCATTCTCAACTTTTAA